From a single Micromonospora pallida genomic region:
- a CDS encoding carbohydrate ABC transporter permease, whose protein sequence is MAPFFLLFGVFGLYPLGYTFWVSLHDWDLLGTEHAFVGAENYSRLMADADFWHAVVNTLGIFVISTVPQLLAALWLANLLNRQLRARTMFRMAVLVPNVTSTAAVAIVFGVLFGREFGMVNWLLDLVGVDPVAWKSDRFASWVAISTMVDWRWTGYNALIFLAAMQAIPRDLYEAAAIDGANRVRQFWSITVPLLKPTIIFTVIISTIGGLQLFTEPRLFHSGTNPIRGGPLRESQTVTMYMFENAFAPHYNFGYGSAVAWLLFALIAVVAAINVLMLRRLAGGGRKKEGGR, encoded by the coding sequence ATCGCGCCGTTCTTCCTGCTCTTCGGGGTCTTCGGGCTCTACCCGCTGGGCTACACGTTCTGGGTGTCGCTGCACGACTGGGACCTGCTCGGCACCGAGCACGCGTTCGTGGGCGCGGAGAACTACAGCCGGCTGATGGCCGACGCGGACTTCTGGCACGCGGTGGTCAACACCCTCGGCATCTTCGTCATCTCCACCGTCCCGCAACTGCTCGCCGCGCTCTGGCTGGCGAACCTGCTCAACCGCCAGTTGCGGGCCCGGACCATGTTCCGGATGGCGGTGCTGGTGCCGAACGTGACGTCGACCGCCGCCGTGGCGATCGTCTTCGGGGTGCTCTTCGGCCGCGAGTTCGGCATGGTCAACTGGCTGCTCGACCTGGTCGGCGTCGACCCGGTCGCCTGGAAGTCCGACCGGTTCGCCTCCTGGGTGGCCATCTCGACCATGGTCGACTGGCGGTGGACCGGCTACAACGCGCTGATCTTCCTGGCCGCGATGCAGGCCATCCCCCGCGACCTGTACGAGGCGGCGGCGATCGACGGGGCCAACCGGGTCCGGCAGTTCTGGTCGATCACCGTGCCGCTGCTCAAGCCCACCATCATCTTCACCGTCATCATCTCCACCATCGGCGGGCTGCAACTCTTCACCGAGCCGCGTCTGTTCCACTCCGGCACCAACCCGATCCGGGGCGGACCGCTGCGGGAGTCGCAGACGGTGACCATGTACATGTTCGAGAACGCCTTCGCCCCCCACTACAACTTCGGCTACGGCTCTGCGGTGGCCTGGCTGCTCTTCGCGCTCATCGCGGTCGTGGCGGCGATCAACGTACTGATGCTGCGCCGGCTCGCCGGCGGCGGCCGGAAGAAGGAGGGCGGCCGATGA
- a CDS encoding maleylpyruvate isomerase family mycothiol-dependent enzyme — translation MSRPHVSKDFWIGALRTEGPAFAAAAGEAPPETPVLSCPGWTVTDLVLHLAGVYRFAHERVSAGQATAPAAPRPERAEVPADSTPLRVWQESYDRLMALFDGLDPEVPAWNWAPQPKRAGFWLRRLAHETAMHRWDAQLAIAAGEPVEAKLAADGVSEVLDTFLPAGRRPTPGQWRGVAQLVATDAGQEWFLRLRGEGVALLDTGTILDHDDHHARAHAVGTASDLLLALWGRVDFGTLEVTGDHSLLAGLRVG, via the coding sequence ATGAGCAGACCGCACGTCAGCAAGGATTTCTGGATTGGCGCGCTCCGGACGGAGGGCCCGGCGTTCGCTGCCGCCGCGGGCGAGGCGCCGCCGGAGACACCCGTCCTCTCCTGCCCCGGCTGGACGGTCACCGATCTCGTCCTGCACCTCGCCGGGGTCTACCGGTTCGCGCACGAGCGGGTCAGCGCGGGTCAGGCCACCGCACCGGCGGCACCTCGCCCGGAGCGAGCCGAGGTGCCCGCCGACTCCACCCCGTTGCGGGTCTGGCAGGAGTCGTACGACCGGTTGATGGCGCTCTTCGACGGCCTGGACCCGGAGGTGCCGGCCTGGAACTGGGCGCCGCAGCCGAAGCGGGCCGGTTTCTGGCTGCGGCGGCTGGCGCACGAGACCGCGATGCACCGCTGGGACGCCCAGCTCGCCATCGCGGCCGGCGAGCCGGTCGAGGCGAAGCTCGCGGCCGACGGGGTGAGCGAGGTGCTGGACACCTTCCTGCCGGCGGGTCGCCGCCCGACGCCCGGCCAGTGGCGTGGCGTGGCGCAGTTGGTGGCGACGGACGCCGGGCAGGAGTGGTTCCTGCGGCTGCGCGGCGAGGGGGTGGCGCTGCTGGACACCGGCACCATCCTCGACCACGACGACCACCACGCGCGGGCGCACGCGGTGGGCACCGCCAGCGACCTGCTGCTGGCGCTGTGGGGACGGGTGGACTTCGGCACCCTGGAGGTGACCGGGGACCACTCCCTGTTGGCGGGGCTGCGGGTGGGCTGA
- a CDS encoding ABC transporter substrate-binding protein — MGVMPRRRLAAVALVAATALLAPTACGGSDEPAEGGPITLTVDVFGQFGYEELYREYESTHPGIKIVERGTGGNLDEYSPKLTQWLAAGKGAGDVVAIEEGLMVEYKANPQHFVNLLDHGADALKGNFLEWKWNQGLTADGKHLIGLGTDVGGMAMCYRKDLFAKAGLPTARDEVSKLWPTWADYIRVGEQFTAKKTGASFLDAGTNIFNTIVLQTAGGGPGYHYYDTSDKLVVDSNPAVRQAWDTTMDIVDSGLSGKYGSWSEEWVSAFKQAKFATIACPAWMTGVIEGNAGPTAKGQWDIARVPGDGGNWGGSHLAVPKQSKHQAEAIELAKFLTSAKGQIGAFKAKGPLPSSPQALADPAIVDSKNPYFSDAPVGQIFAEGAKTLKPVYMGPKNQAVRTEVENAVRTVELGQRSPEEGWKDAVNNAKKAADK, encoded by the coding sequence ATGGGTGTCATGCCACGCCGCCGCCTCGCGGCGGTCGCCCTGGTGGCGGCCACCGCGTTGCTCGCGCCCACCGCCTGCGGCGGGAGCGACGAGCCCGCCGAGGGCGGTCCGATCACGCTGACCGTCGATGTCTTCGGCCAGTTCGGCTACGAGGAGCTGTACCGGGAGTACGAGTCCACCCACCCCGGCATCAAGATCGTCGAACGGGGCACCGGCGGCAACCTCGACGAGTACTCCCCCAAGCTCACCCAGTGGCTGGCCGCCGGCAAGGGTGCCGGGGACGTGGTCGCCATCGAGGAGGGGTTGATGGTCGAGTACAAGGCCAACCCCCAGCACTTCGTCAACCTCCTCGACCACGGTGCCGACGCGCTGAAGGGCAACTTCCTGGAGTGGAAGTGGAACCAGGGCCTGACCGCCGACGGCAAGCACCTGATCGGCCTCGGCACCGACGTCGGCGGCATGGCGATGTGCTACCGCAAGGACCTGTTCGCCAAGGCCGGCCTGCCCACCGCCCGGGACGAGGTGTCCAAGCTCTGGCCGACCTGGGCCGACTACATCCGCGTCGGTGAGCAGTTCACCGCGAAGAAGACCGGTGCGTCCTTCCTCGACGCGGGAACCAACATCTTCAACACCATCGTGCTCCAGACCGCCGGCGGCGGGCCGGGCTACCACTACTACGACACCAGCGACAAGCTGGTCGTCGACAGCAACCCGGCGGTCCGGCAGGCCTGGGACACCACCATGGACATCGTCGACTCCGGCCTGTCCGGCAAGTACGGATCCTGGTCCGAGGAGTGGGTCTCCGCCTTCAAGCAGGCCAAGTTCGCCACCATCGCCTGCCCGGCCTGGATGACCGGGGTCATCGAGGGCAACGCCGGCCCGACCGCCAAGGGCCAGTGGGACATCGCCCGGGTGCCCGGCGACGGCGGCAACTGGGGCGGTTCGCACCTGGCCGTGCCCAAGCAGAGCAAGCACCAGGCGGAGGCGATCGAGCTGGCCAAGTTCCTGACCAGCGCCAAGGGGCAGATCGGCGCGTTCAAGGCCAAGGGCCCGCTGCCGTCGTCCCCGCAGGCCCTCGCCGACCCGGCGATCGTCGACTCGAAGAACCCGTACTTCTCCGACGCCCCGGTCGGGCAGATCTTCGCCGAGGGCGCCAAGACCCTGAAGCCGGTCTACATGGGTCCGAAGAACCAGGCGGTCCGGACCGAGGTGGAGAACGCCGTCCGCACCGTCGAGCTCGGTCAGCGCAGCCCCGAGGAGGGCTGGAAGGACGCGGTGAACAACGCCAAGAAGGCCGCCGACAAGTGA